The DNA region GGCTACGAGCGCGGCGAGGAGGTGCTGACCCGGCTGGCCGAGGCCCTGCGCCCGGTCTGAAGGCTTCTCCCACGTCCTGCTCAGGGGGGCGGGTACGGTGGGGGCAGGAGGCCCACCATGACCCAGTCCCTGAACGTGCACCAGATGCAGGAGTGCCTCGACGCCTGCCTCGCCTGCCTACGGGCCTGCGAGATGTGCGCCGAGGCGTGCCTGGCCGAGCCGGACGTGACGATGCTGGCCGAGTGCATCCGCCGCGACCGCGACTGCGCCGACGCCTGCGCCCTTACGGCCCGGCTGCTGATGCGGGCGAGCGACCTGCACCCCGACGCCTGCCGGACATGCGCCGAAGCCTGCGCCCGCTGCGCCGGGGAATGCGAGCGCCACGCCGGGCACCACGAGCACTGCCGGGTGTGCGCCGAAGCCTGCCGCCGCTGCGAGGCGCTGTGCCGTCAGATGGCCGCCTGACCCTCAACAGGAAAGCACCCCCGCCCGAGTGGACTGGGGGTGCTTCTTATTGCGGCTCAGAACCAGCCGCGCCGCTTGGTCTTCTTGCCGCCGAGCCTGCGCTCGGCCTGTCCGAGCATGAAATCCAGGGCGCGGTCGCGCTTGCGGAGCTTGGTGTACTTGCCCCTTTTCGCCATCTGCTGGCGGCGCAGGGCCGAGACGACCTGCAGAATCAGGGGCGCGTAGACCATCAGCTTGCCGAGTTTGCCGGAGGAGCGGCGTGCTTTCATGCCTTCCATTACGGCATGGGGGCCGCAAAAGTTGCTGAGGTTCGGCTGACCTGCCTTCACCCTCCCCCCGGCGCCCTAGACTGGGGCATGACCACAATCCAGGACCCGGTGATGAGCCTGCGGGATCAACTCGTCGCGTGGCGGCGGCACCTGCACATGAATCCCGAAGTCGGCTTTCACGAGCACGACACCGCCAACTACATCGAGGCCGAGTTGCGCCAGATGCCCGGCCTGACTGTGTCCCGCCCCACCGCGACGAGCGTGCTGGCGATATTGAGGGGCGGGAAGCCGGGGCGCACCCTCTTGCTGCGGGCCGATATCGACGCGCTGCCCATTGAGGAGGAGAACACCTTTGAGTTCCGCTCGCAGCGTCCCGGCGCGATGCACGCCTGCGGGCACGACGGCCACACGGCGATCCTGCTGGGCGTGGCGCGGCTGCTCTCCGAGAACCCCGGCGAGGTGCCCGGCGAGGTCCGCATGATCTTCCAGCACGCCGAGGAGATCGGGCCGGGCGGCGCCGAGGAACTCGTGATGGAGACGGGCCTGATGGACGGCGTGGACGTGGTGACGGGCCTGCACCTCAACTCCCAGCTTCCGGCGGGGCTGGTCGTGGTCAAGCCGGGGGCGTTCATGGCCGCGCCCGACACCGTCCACATCACCGTGAAGGGCAAGGGCGGGCACGGGGCGCACCCCGAGCAGACGGTCGACCCCATCGCGGTGGGGGCGCAGGTCGTGACCAACCTCCAGCATGTCGTGAGCCGCCACGTGGCCGCGCTCGACGCGCTCGTCGTGTCCATCACCTATTTCCAGAGCGGCACCACCCACAACGTCATTCCCGACACGGCAGCCTTGATGGGCACGGTGCGGACCTTCGACCCCGAGCTGCGGCAGCGGGCGCCGGAGCTGATCGAGCGGGTGGTCAAGGGCGTGACGGAAGCGCACGGGGCGGGCTACGACTTCCGCTACGAGTTCGGCTACCGGCCACTCATCAACACGGAATGGGTGGCCGCGCAGCTCAAGGAGATCGCGCTGGAGACGGTGGGGGAAGAGCACTACCAGGACGCGCAGCCCACGATGGGCGGCGAGGATTTCAGCGCCTACCTGGAAAAGGCGCCCGGCGCGTACTTCAACGTCGGCTCGGGCAGCGACGAGGCCGACAGCCGCTGGCCGCACCACCACCCCCGCTTCACCATCGACGAGGAGAGCCTAGTGACCGGAGCGCGGATGCTGTACGCCGCCGCGCTGCGGCTGACCGGGGAGCCGGGGGCCGAGCGCCGGAACTGACCC from Deinococcus sp. HSC-46F16 includes:
- a CDS encoding four-helix bundle copper-binding protein, which translates into the protein MTQSLNVHQMQECLDACLACLRACEMCAEACLAEPDVTMLAECIRRDRDCADACALTARLLMRASDLHPDACRTCAEACARCAGECERHAGHHEHCRVCAEACRRCEALCRQMAA
- a CDS encoding M20 family metallopeptidase, which encodes MTTIQDPVMSLRDQLVAWRRHLHMNPEVGFHEHDTANYIEAELRQMPGLTVSRPTATSVLAILRGGKPGRTLLLRADIDALPIEEENTFEFRSQRPGAMHACGHDGHTAILLGVARLLSENPGEVPGEVRMIFQHAEEIGPGGAEELVMETGLMDGVDVVTGLHLNSQLPAGLVVVKPGAFMAAPDTVHITVKGKGGHGAHPEQTVDPIAVGAQVVTNLQHVVSRHVAALDALVVSITYFQSGTTHNVIPDTAALMGTVRTFDPELRQRAPELIERVVKGVTEAHGAGYDFRYEFGYRPLINTEWVAAQLKEIALETVGEEHYQDAQPTMGGEDFSAYLEKAPGAYFNVGSGSDEADSRWPHHHPRFTIDEESLVTGARMLYAAALRLTGEPGAERRN